CTGCCCTTCCCCTCTTCAAACTTTCTCCCCGCCACCCATAATCAGCCTGAGGCAGGAttctgacccgaagcatcacctatctatgttctccagagatgctgcctgatccacaaagttacttcagcactttgtgtctttttttgtaaaccagcatctgcagtttcttgtagtccgaagaagggtttcatcccgaaatgtcactttTTCCTCTTCTCTGAAGTTGCTGcattacccactgagttattctagcaattgtgtctatcttcagtataaaccaacatctgctgttccatcttacacatgcagttccttgtatctacattctccagagatgttgcctgacccactgtgctactttgtgcctttttccaaTTAATCCATGCTCCCTTCTCCCAAACCTCAATGTTCCATCACCTGAACCATAGTGCAGACCTAATGAGGCCTGTTGTTAATGATAAACTGAGACGCCAAAAGGAATTCTGGACATGACACTTTCTATGCACAGTTGTTCATACCCGAGTCCTTCAACCTTCTGAGGTATCCAGTGAGGGGGGGCTATCGACCTGGCATTACAATCAATTACGGTAACTGTGAGAGTGTGTTAGAATATCGAGGCACTCTTGTGACCCCTATTCCAGCAAAGTTATTTCCAATGATTGGGAAATAGGCCTCCGGCAAAAAGATGAAGGAGATGTATCATGTATCCATTTGGGATAGCCAGCTGCAGACACCCACAGAATCCCCGCTGCAATTCCCTGTTACTGGCGTAGACATCTTTGCTGCCCTTGCCAGCAGGCTTCGCCTGGACACAGGCGGGTGTTGTATGGAACTTCATCCCCAGGCTCTGTATCTTTTTCATTCATTCACTTTCCGGGAACTGGCCATAGGAGGGCTAGATTCCCTGAGCCGATTTGAGCTTCTGGCTATTCTGTCCAGCACCTGCAATGAAGCAGAGCATGCGCGGTACCACCTGGTACCTGAACCTTGCATGTTGTCCTCCTGCAGCCAAGGGAGAGCCTGCATTTGGATGCCAGAATGGTCATTGGTCTTGCATATCCCACAGCATGTTGAGGTTGTCAAGTGCTGGACTATTCCAGGTGTCTATTGGGCAGCTGTGTGACGAGCTGAGCTTTCCCTACATTTTCTCTTTCTAGTTCAGGTTTTGCAGTTCAGGCTTATGCAGTTTTTTTGAATTCTTTGATGCCAATACCTTTTATTATTACTTCATGCTTACCTTACAATATTGGGACATACGCTAGATTTTCCACGCTTCTTTGTCAATAAGTGGCAAATCTAATCCATATCTAGCAAACATGTTATTACCACATAAATAATAAGCATATTTAACTTGAAAGCTTTGTTTACGAAATATGTCACATGTAAACAAAGGGGGTCCAGATTGGTGCAGGGATTGTCATTCAAACATGAcattcaacatgtcccatctacattaatcccacgtGCCTGTGTTTCGCCTATATCCCTCTAGATGTATCCTGTCtatgcacctatctaaatgtttcttaaatgttgtagtAGTGACTGTATGGATCCTCTCGACCTCCATTTCATAAAATGGTTTCCATCTATCTCACCAATTTGGTgacacacagaactgcagatgctggaatcttaagcaaaacatgaagtggtggaggaactcaacaagtcaagcagtgtctgtggactctatgactctgtgacatatTCAACAGTGAAGTCAAGAaacatactcgtaaatcttctctgcacctttccatCTCAAAGGCATTTGTCCTATTGtaggttgaccaaaactgaatataattttccaagtgttgtctcaccaatgccttatacAACTTAAGGGCTTTGTTTTAGCAAGAGAATAGTCTCTGGTCCAATATTAGTCTAATGAAACTGtctaaaatgtaaataaataaataaaatgaatcttCAATCTGCATAACATTCCAATCAATCACATTTGTTTGAGGAGTATAATTATTTTCTCATAAGATCGCCAGTTAACAGGGTGTACTTAATGAATACAGCAGTTTTTATAGTCTATTAAAATGATAGATACTTAAATCCTTGATCTGAACAACAGATAATTAGTTAAACCACATGGTtcattaaaacattaaattatCTCTTGCACCTGGACAATCATCGCAAGCAGTGATAACACCATGCTTCATGATAAGGAACTGGACTAGTCAGAGGCAGTGAAAATACCAGCAATGCAGACACCTGTCAATAATGCAGCCTGTTTATTCCCTGAAATGCAATGTGAGgctgctctcatctcactgcactTAGTAATATTGGGAAGAAGACAAGATTTTTCATGCTTCTTTGTAAATAAGCGGCAAATCTAATCCATATCTAGCAAAAACACTAGTACCACATTAATAATAAACATAGTCAACTTAAAAGCTTTGTTTGCGAAATATGTCACATGTTAAAAAAGGGCTTCCTGATTCTTGCACAGATTGTCATTCAAACAGCAATCACTCAGAACTGGAGCCAGGGGCTCAGCACTATTCAATGCAGGATCCAAGATCGCAGCCTCTTTCACAAATAGATGACAGTCACCTGTGAAGTACATGTGTGAGCTTGGACCATAACCTGAACAGTGATAGCAAGAAGCTTGCAGATAATATGTGGGTCAATGTGGGCAAAATGGTAGTTTATGTTTGACTGTTGGTGAGAGTCAATAATTTATTttaccattccccactcccctcccattccggcATCAGCTCCTTACTTGCTCACAAGGGCTTTTGGTATCTCAACCAAGTGCCTGTACTGTATGTGCAGGCCTAGAAAGTGATATTCCACCTTTGTGAGAGTACCATTGTTGCCAATCAATCCTATCCTCAAACAGCACAAAATCTTCCAGCCAAAATAAATCTGTTGTGAACAATAGGCACCAATTGTTTTAAAAACATTACAAATAAACTAGAAATGGAGCAAAGATAAAATGaatcttgattcgtaagggtgtcaaaagttatggggagaaggcagaagagtggggttgagagggatagatagatcagccatgattgaatagcagagtagactcaatgggccgaatggcctaattctgctcctatgacttataaagTTATGAATCGATTTTGttattggctgaagaagggttccattccaaaacatcacctatccatgttctccagtgatgctgcctgacccatcactttgtgtcttttttcataagccagcatctgcagttcctgatttTGTTATTGCACATGTGGTTTTGAACACATGGACTGCGGTACAACTTTAGTGCAGCTACTGCACCCGTCTCTGTAACTGTCGTCTTACCTTTTGATTCTCGCTTCATACTCGATCTTCTGCTTTGTAACTTCTTGCTTCAGGCTGGCCACAAGACTGTGCAAGGCACTGTGGTTGCCGGTAGAAGCATTGGAGACAAACGTGTCGCTGTTGTCGCTGCTGCTCGTGGCCCGGCTGCTGCAGCCGCCCCCGCTGCTCCGCTCGTACTTGTTCTCAGAGTCAGTCCGGAAGGAGGCGTCGTGGACTGAGCCCTCCAGTGCCGGGTCTTCGTAACCCGCTGCGTAAATGTCCTGGTCCGggcaggtggtggtggaggagcggCAGGAGTTGGGGTGCTCCATCAGGGAGATCTCGCAGGAGGAGGTGGACCAGGTGGCACTGTCCACGCTCTGCTTGTCATCTGAGTTGGACAGAGAGAACTGCTGCTGGACATTGTCATAGGTGGAGAGTCTGTGCTGCTGAGTGGTGGACTCACCGTTCATGGCATCTTTGGTCTTGCCGTCCCGCAGCATGACATACCCGTTTGGCATCCAGGCTGCAATGCGGTTGTTGAGAGAGGAGTTCATCATGTCTGTGCTGGAGATCCCCAGCCTCACCGCCCCGTTCTGCATGCCGCCGGTACCCAGCTTGGTCCCCGTCCCTTTCAGTGAGGAATTCTTCCTCGCCTGCAGACTCCCGTTTGGCAACGTCTGAATCTTCTCCTGGGTCTCGGCTGGGCTACTGAAGGAGCCGTTGGTGACAATGCCACTCCCTTTAGAATAAGCCGGGTTCTTCTTCACCATGATGGGCGGGCTTCTGTTGACGTCCACTTTGCCCAGGCTGTTCCTGGGACTGCTGCTTAACTTGTTGCCCCCATTCACTGCAGTCGGAGATCCCGCAATCTCGCCGCTTCCCCTTTTGGGCGACTCTGAGTTGTCCCAGGAGCACTGACGCACAGGTTCGGATTGAGGCTTCTTGTTCTCCTTGTTGAGAGGTGGGGTGAACCCGGCCAAGGGTTTCTTTGGTACTTCATTGTTGTTGTTGCAGCCATCCTGTCTGCCCTGAATCTCCTCTCCATCTTTGGGAAACAAACTGTTATGTTCACCTATAAGCACTGACATTAGCTGCTGAACCAGGACTGTACCTGCAGGTTGGAGCAGAAAGAGAGGAAATGGATGGCAAGACGTTAGTTACATCTTTTCCAGCATGCTGGAAGAATGTTTCTAGAACCAAACAAGTTAGACATCCCAATATTTTTGCCAAGCAGGCATGGAGAAAGAGGTCATTCACACTGGTGCATATTTCTAAAGAGGAGATTCACCGGGAGGTTGACGTGGATGGAATGGTCCATTTATGAAGAGAAACTGGACCAACTGGGGTTTTCCTTAAAAAGGCACCGGCTGAGGAGGGACTTGACTGAGGTATGCAAAGTTATGAAATGGTACACAGTAAGAGACTTTTACCATGGCATAGTTGCTGAATGGTAGAAGTCTTAGGTTTATGGTAAAGGGGAGTAAATTTGGAGAGGATCCGAGGAAGAatgttttcacccaaagggtgatgGAAGATGAAATTTACTGGCTGTGGGATGGTGGGGGATAATGCTTTCACAACATTGAATAAATATCTAAACAGGTACTTGAATTGTTACTGCTAAGGTGTAGAAGGCCATCGTCCAAGTGCTAGGAGGTATAGATAGGTACTTGATGGCCAATGTGGACTGGCATTCCTGACAACTTTAGAATATTTGTCAAATCTGGTTCACAGGGGGAATGAAAGTAAAATTAGATGTTCCTTATTGCTTGCCGCATACATGTTAGTTTTTAGCAACacgtacaaggacactcaggtccCATTGAATATCAAGTTTGTAAATTCTTGCCATTTAAAGCAAAATACTCAGCATATCAGGGTTTTTTTGCTGTTGCAGAAATTCTCACCATTTTCAACATTACACTTCATATCTCATGTTGTTGTTGGAATAAAGGATGTGTTACCAAAGCACTCAGAAAACAATAATATGATTGAGCAGTGACAAAATAGATTTTTGAATTGTGAAAATCATATTTTGACATCCATTAGAATTCAGTGTGGGGATTTTTAATAGAGCAGATGGGAGAGAACCAATAGTTGTGATTTAATTGGATTTTGATAAGGGTTTCCAGGTTagtgcaaataaaagtggtggcaTGACACTAGCTTGGTTTGAGTGTTGTTTAatggacagaaaacaaagagtaggaataaatggatcGTTGTGAAGTTAACAGGCCTGTGCTTGGGTCCATGATACATTGAGAAATCTACAACCTTTGTAGATATCTTGGCTGAGGGAACCAAATGTAATTTTTAgtagtttgctgatgacataaaGTGGGAATATGAGTTATAAGGAGGATGAGAAGAGGCGTCGAGGTTTCAGACAATCAGCGTGAATGAGTAACAACATGGCAAATGATGAACAATGTTGGAAAAAAGATGAGATTTTCCACCACAGCAGAAAAAAACCCTAAAATGTTGTGCataagagtagaattatgccattctttAAACAGCGAGAGATTGGAGGACATTGATATTGAAATGGACcagagtgtccttgtacacatgTCACTAAAACCTAACATACATTTGCAGGAAACAACAAggaaaactagtttagtttagtttagagatacagcgtggaaacaggcccctcaatccaccaagtccacaccaaccacggGGAGAGGTTGATGGGCTGCGCCtttattctctggaatttagaagaatgaggggatgaCCTTATCGATACATACAAAATGGTTTGGGACCATGACAGGGTGA
This region of Rhinoraja longicauda isolate Sanriku21f chromosome 1, sRhiLon1.1, whole genome shotgun sequence genomic DNA includes:
- the arhgap24 gene encoding rho GTPase-activating protein 24 isoform X6; translation: MAPMLVEQCADFIRQRGLKEEGLFRLPGQANLVKELQEAFDCGEKPLFDSNTDVHTVASLLKLYLRELPEPVIPYAKYDEFLLCAKLFTKEQETGMKELIKQVKTLPPVNFNLLKYICRFLDEVQSHSDVNKMSVQNLGTVFGPNILRPKVEDPVTIMEGTVLVQQLMSVLIGEHNSLFPKDGEEIQGRQDGCNNNNEVPKKPLAGFTPPLNKENKKPQSEPVRQCSWDNSESPKRGSGEIAGSPTAVNGGNKLSSSPRNSLGKVDVNRSPPIMVKKNPAYSKGSGIVTNGSFSSPAETQEKIQTLPNGSLQARKNSSLKGTGTKLGTGGMQNGAVRLGISSTDMMNSSLNNRIAAWMPNGYVMLRDGKTKDAMNGESTTQQHRLSTYDNVQQQFSLSNSDDKQSVDSATWSTSSCEISLMEHPNSCRSSTTTCPDQDIYAAGYEDPALEGSVHDASFRTDSENKYERSSGGGCSSRATSSSDNSDTFVSNASTGNHSALHSLVASLKQEVTKQKIEYEARIKSLEQRNLELESEVMTLHEELDQERKKYTMVEIKMRNTERAREDAEKRNEMLQKEMEQFFSTFGDLTVETRRSDQSNTIWIQ
- the arhgap24 gene encoding rho GTPase-activating protein 24 isoform X4, encoding MPENKNIIFCSTSALTYPTFLPKTTYRKIKRCFSFRKGIFGQKLEDTVRYERRYGAHMAPMLVEQCADFIRQRGLKEEGLFRLPGQANLVKELQEAFDCGEKPLFDSNTDVHTVASLLKLYLRELPEPVIPYAKYDEFLLCAKLFTKEQETGMKELIKQVKTLPPVNFNLLKYICRFLDEVQSHSDVNKMSVQNLGTVFGPNILRPKVEDPVTIMEGTVLVQQLMSVLIGEHNSLFPKDGEEIQGRQDGCNNNNEVPKKPLAGFTPPLNKENKKPQSEPVRQCSWDNSESPKRGSGEIAGSPTAVNGGNKLSSSPRNSLGKVDVNRSPPIMVKKNPAYSKGSGIVTNGSFSSPAETQEKIQTLPNGSLQARKNSSLKGTGTKLGTGGMQNGAVRLGISSTDMMNSSLNNRIAAWMPNGYVMLRDGKTKDAMNGESTTQQHRLSTYDNVQQQFSLSNSDDKQSVDSATWSTSSCEISLMEHPNSCRSSTTTCPDQDIYAAGYEDPALEGSVHDASFRTDSENKYERSSGGGCSSRATSSSDNSDTFVSNASTGNHSALHSLVASLKQEVTKQKIEYEARIKSLEQRNLELESEVMTLHEELDQERKKYTMVEIKMRNTERAREDAEKRNEMLQKEMEQFFSTFGDLTVETRRSDQSNTIWIQ
- the arhgap24 gene encoding rho GTPase-activating protein 24 isoform X3, with the protein product MDYIYVQGGDRDRMTTNHETYLLMASAQNDMEDWVKTIRRVIWAPFGGGIFGQKLEDTVRYERRYGAHMAPMLVEQCADFIRQRGLKEEGLFRLPGQANLVKELQEAFDCGEKPLFDSNTDVHTVASLLKLYLRELPEPVIPYAKYDEFLLCAKLFTKEQETGMKELIKQVKTLPPVNFNLLKYICRFLDEVQSHSDVNKMSVQNLGTVFGPNILRPKVEDPVTIMEGTVLVQQLMSVLIGEHNSLFPKDGEEIQGRQDGCNNNNEVPKKPLAGFTPPLNKENKKPQSEPVRQCSWDNSESPKRGSGEIAGSPTAVNGGNKLSSSPRNSLGKVDVNRSPPIMVKKNPAYSKGSGIVTNGSFSSPAETQEKIQTLPNGSLQARKNSSLKGTGTKLGTGGMQNGAVRLGISSTDMMNSSLNNRIAAWMPNGYVMLRDGKTKDAMNGESTTQQHRLSTYDNVQQQFSLSNSDDKQSVDSATWSTSSCEISLMEHPNSCRSSTTTCPDQDIYAAGYEDPALEGSVHDASFRTDSENKYERSSGGGCSSRATSSSDNSDTFVSNASTGNHSALHSLVASLKQEVTKQKIEYEARIKSLEQRNLELESEVMTLHEELDQERKKYTMVEIKMRNTERAREDAEKRNEMLQKEMEQFFSTFGDLTVETRRSDQSNTIWIQ
- the arhgap24 gene encoding rho GTPase-activating protein 24 isoform X5 translates to MTTNHETYLLMASAQNDMEDWVKTIRRVIWAPFGGGIFGQKLEDTVRYERRYGAHMAPMLVEQCADFIRQRGLKEEGLFRLPGQANLVKELQEAFDCGEKPLFDSNTDVHTVASLLKLYLRELPEPVIPYAKYDEFLLCAKLFTKEQETGMKELIKQVKTLPPVNFNLLKYICRFLDEVQSHSDVNKMSVQNLGTVFGPNILRPKVEDPVTIMEGTVLVQQLMSVLIGEHNSLFPKDGEEIQGRQDGCNNNNEVPKKPLAGFTPPLNKENKKPQSEPVRQCSWDNSESPKRGSGEIAGSPTAVNGGNKLSSSPRNSLGKVDVNRSPPIMVKKNPAYSKGSGIVTNGSFSSPAETQEKIQTLPNGSLQARKNSSLKGTGTKLGTGGMQNGAVRLGISSTDMMNSSLNNRIAAWMPNGYVMLRDGKTKDAMNGESTTQQHRLSTYDNVQQQFSLSNSDDKQSVDSATWSTSSCEISLMEHPNSCRSSTTTCPDQDIYAAGYEDPALEGSVHDASFRTDSENKYERSSGGGCSSRATSSSDNSDTFVSNASTGNHSALHSLVASLKQEVTKQKIEYEARIKSLEQRNLELESEVMTLHEELDQERKKYTMVEIKMRNTERAREDAEKRNEMLQKEMEQFFSTFGDLTVETRRSDQSNTIWIQ